The DNA sequence TATCTGGAGGCTCCTGTCATTTTCCAAACACAGGTATTTGCAGGAATGCAGAAGAAAGGGGCTTTTCAGAATTTTGATGCTGAAACCATGGCATTACACTTCTACAGTCCAATATATTATCTTTTAAGCCGGTTTGATGCTGGGTATTCTTATGAAGAGTGCATAGAACAGCTTCATAAGCATGTTCATTGGTTTTGTGTATTGTATCACTGAAAAAAGAGTTCTGGAAAAATAAAAACATAAATGAAGCGAAACAATCGAAAAGGTTGGTGGTTGTAAATGGGTGAAGTAATTCGCCCATTTATTTTGCTTCGGTAAGTTTGTTCTGGTGGTTGTTTTGACGCTTCCGTTTGATACCTCTGCAATTTGTTTTCGGTCATTTCGGTCAAAGTTGATAGGAAAACTTGACACAAATTCAGATATCAGCTAGACTAAATAACTGTAGGTAGGGAGAAAATAAAAAAGGGGGGATAAGAATGTCTAAAGAAATCAAAGTAAGTCAGGCTGCAGTAGAAGCCAATGTCACAGCCATTTCGGGCACAAATCAGTATTTTACGGGAGTTGCACTAACTCCAACAGATAATCGAACTACAATTGTAGCTAACACTAAGGGACAGGCGGCATATGCGAAGTCTCAAGCCATTTTGGAATCATTTGGAGATGCTATGGAGCAGGAAATAGCAAATATCAGAAGTCTTGGAATCGCATTTCAGGAAAAAGATAAGCTGGTATGGGAAATACAGGAAGGTATTACTAATATATTCAAATAGGGAGAAGAGCATTGGAAAATACAAAGAAACAAAATGTTCATCAGAAGATAGTGCAATTCAAAGGTTAATAGATGAAAAACAAGATGCGTTAAGCGCATTTCGAAGAAAGAAAATAGAATTTGATGAAGAATTTCATCAGGAAATGACAAGACAAAGGCAGACAATGGAAAGAGACATGGAAGAACTGCATATGCAGATAAAGGATGTAAAATATACAGAAAATGAGGATGTAAGTAATTAGTGGGAGGAAAGGGTATATGAATGAAAGTTCTTATTTGAATCCGGCAGATATAAAAAATCAGTGTGATGCAGCTATTAGAAATTTGGAGCAAAATAATCAGGCGACGCAGTTGACAGGATGGAATTTAGACTTGTTTATAGGAGATTCACAGCTGGAAAGCGAGGCATTTGCTGCATTAAAACAGCAAATGGAAGATTATAAAACAGTATTGCAGACGATACGAATGGCGAATCAGTGTGATATAGAAGATTTTCAATTTCTGAAGATGGTAGTAGGGAATCAGGAACTGGATGGTAATGTTATCTTAGAACAGAAGGACATTGCGATGTCAGCGAAAAAATCAGATGAAGAAAAGGTAGAAAGGTATAAGAAGAAAGCGAATTCTACCAATTCTGCTACACTTCGTTTAAATTATAGTATGAAGGTGGCTCATTATCGGGTAATGGCAGAAATAGACCAGAGGTTGTATGATGCGTGGCAGGAAAAGCAGAATATGTATGATGGGATTGAAGGGCTGACAGCTGGACTGTTTGAACGAAGTGCAGCAATGCGGGCAACGGTAGAGAATGCGTTGCACTCGATACGGGGAGCATTTCAAAATGGTGTTTATGTGCCGGATATGAATGCAAGCTGGCGCTCAGAAGTCTATGACATTTATTTTAATAGCGTGTTTACTATATCAGATAATGGAGAATTTAAGATTGATATGGAGGAAGTGGAGAAAATCCTTAGTAAAGATGCGAGAGATATTACAGCAGCAGAGTACGATGTACTTGCATTGGCTTATTTGATGGCAGATGATGAGGATTTGGCGGTGTTTATTCAATGCATGCTGAAGGATAGAAAAGACTATGATTATACTTGGTTTGAGCAGAGGGGATGCGTTGCAGAAAATCATATAAGAGAAGATTATTCTGAATGGAAAATAGATAAAGAAAAAATGAAAGAGCTGGAAAAGCGGGTTGTTGGCTATGCAGAAGGAACACTGCAATTGATTCAAAAGTATCGAACCGAGGGTGATGATGATGGAGTAGTGGCTTGCACATTACAGCGAAATAGTATGTTGCAACGTATGACTCTGCTAAATGTTATTAAACAGATTGGGGGATTTCGGGGAGCATATCAAGCAGAATATCCAACATTTACAATTAAAGAAGGGAAGAATAAAGAATTGGTGATTCAGTTTCTGGAAGAAAGGGAGGCAGAACAAGATATGGGCATACTTCCGGGGACGTATAAATATTACATTCCGTTTGGAAAATCAAAGGTTACAATTAGTCGAACAATAAATGGAGAATTTATTGATGATGAAGAAATTGATTATTCAGAATATGTGTTTACGAATCATTTTGTAAACTATTCGTTTGGAAATGAGATGGCAGATTTTGCTGCCGATGAGGTAAAAGGCGAGATAATGGGAAGTGTATGTGAAGGTTTATCTGAAAAGGTTGTTGAAAAAACGGGAAATTCGGTTTTGGGAAAGTTTATTGAACGTATTCCAATTGCAGGTGATATAGCGGAATTTATGATAGATACTAATTTAGAGAAAGAGAAGGCAGAGCAAGATGTAAAGTTTATTAAGAGACAATATGAGTCTTCTCATGCAGCGGATATTTACGATGAATTTGATTGTTGTGTAAATTTTGTGGATTTTGACTTACAAGAAAATAAAAGCCATGTGTTTTATCCATGTGTAGGAGAAACAACAGATTATAAAATAGGCAAAATCAATGAATGTTTTGGTGAAGATTTATCAACAGAATTGACGCGAGAGATATTATTAATGAATCCTTTGAGTGTGTGGGAGTTTAAAAGTGACATTCCGGCAGACTCAGAATTGGAACAAGTATACCGAGATATAATAGGAGGAAAGCGATGAAAAAGAGAATTGGTATTGGGTGTATTATTCTCATTGTAATAACAGGAGTAGTTATTACAAGTATGGTATTAAATGATGATTCTAAAAAGAAT is a window from the Roseburia sp. 499 genome containing:
- a CDS encoding TIGR04197 family type VII secretion effector; translation: MSKEIKVSQAAVEANVTAISGTNQYFTGVALTPTDNRTTIVANTKGQAAYAKSQAILESFGDAMEQEIANIRSLGIAFQEKDKLVWEIQEGITNIFK